The region CTCGCGTGGATGACGCGCCATCTCGCGGAGCGCGCGGACAGCGTGTTCACGCAGTCGTTCGATCACACGGACAGCGAGGGTCGCACGCTCCGCATGTCGAACCTGTTCGCGCGCTTCAATGCCGGCGCCCGCGACCGGATCCTGCTCGTCGCGCACTGGGACACGCGCCCGACGGCCGACATGGACAGCGTCCGGCCGCGCGAGCCGATCGCCGGCGCGAACGACGGCGCCAGCGGCACGGCTGTCCTGCTCGAGCTGGCGAGCGTCCTGTCCAGCCATTCTCCGCCGATCGGCGTCGACATACTGTTGGTGGACGGCGAGGACTACGGTCCCGGCGAGCGGGACATGTACCTCGGCGCGAAATACTTCGCGGCCCACCAGCCGCAGAACTTCCGTCCGCTCTATGGCATCCTGCTCGACATGGTCGGCGACCGCGACCCGCGCTTTCCCATCGAGGGCAACTCCGCGGAGTACGCCCCTGAAGTGGTCGAGCGCGTCTGGAGCGTCGCCGAGCAGATCGGCCTCGGCAGCATGTTCCCGCGCACGGAAGGCATCCGCATCAGGGACGATCACAT is a window of Longimicrobiales bacterium DNA encoding:
- a CDS encoding M28 family peptidase translates to MRAAMLGIAGLTLLGAIACPGDSRQTAAYSIAAVDTSHVPPFSGRNAHNLLRRQVDFGPRVAGKAGHAAQLAWMTRHLAERADSVFTQSFDHTDSEGRTLRMSNLFARFNAGARDRILLVAHWDTRPTADMDSVRPREPIAGANDGASGTAVLLELASVLSSHSPPIGVDILLVDGEDYGPGERDMYLGAKYFAAHQPQNFRPLYGILLDMVGDRDPRFPIEGNSAEYAPEVVERVWSVAEQIGLGSMFPRTEGIRIRDDHIPLNEAGIRTINIIDFDYDHWHTHGDVVENTSPAGLEAVGKVLTALIYNGG